From Aquisalimonas asiatica, the proteins below share one genomic window:
- the narL gene encoding two-component system response regulator NarL — MTTRVLIVDDHPLLRRGVSQLLELEADMACVGESSNGAEALDMAADLQPDLILLDLNMQGMTGVETLKALRENSIEACIVMLTVSDSEDDLTASLRAGANGYLLKDMEPEALIAQLRRAAAGEIVISEALTSSLARALTQGRRADSPGIDRLTAREREILRHLARGESNKTIARNLGITEGTTKVHVKNLLKKMEFRSRVEAAVWAVQNELK; from the coding sequence ATGACGACACGGGTGTTGATCGTCGACGACCACCCGCTGCTGCGACGCGGCGTCTCACAGCTCCTGGAGCTGGAGGCCGACATGGCGTGCGTCGGTGAGAGCAGCAACGGCGCGGAAGCGCTGGACATGGCCGCCGACCTGCAGCCGGATCTCATCCTGCTGGACCTGAACATGCAGGGCATGACCGGCGTCGAGACGCTCAAGGCGTTGCGCGAGAACAGCATCGAGGCGTGCATCGTCATGCTCACCGTCTCGGACAGCGAGGATGACCTCACCGCCTCCCTGCGAGCCGGGGCCAATGGCTATCTGCTCAAGGACATGGAGCCGGAGGCGCTGATCGCCCAGCTTCGGCGCGCCGCCGCGGGCGAGATCGTGATCAGTGAGGCGTTGACCTCCAGCCTTGCCCGGGCGCTCACCCAGGGGCGCAGAGCGGACTCACCGGGCATCGACCGGCTCACCGCGCGGGAGCGGGAGATCCTGCGGCACCTGGCCAGGGGCGAGAGCAACAAGACCATCGCCCGCAATCTCGGCATCACCGAGGGCACCACCAAGGTGCACGTGAAGAACCTGCTCAAGAAGATGGAGTTCCGCTCCCGGGTCGAGGCCGCGGTGTGGGCGGTGCAGAACGAACTCAAATAA
- a CDS encoding type IV pili methyl-accepting chemotaxis transducer N-terminal domain-containing protein produces the protein MEVLLSIPTPQRGHPWGLRLRLGLILAGITALALVSMGGSMVIAEGARGDAAAINQAGSLRMESYRIAALLQEPADAEAVASAAATFEAKLNDAALREVAAGDPSLQRRYREIRDEWRDVLRPALADTGAEGAATYTAQVGTFVDSVDAMVRALQQQAESRIQLLRATQAGAIVLTLLLAAGAIALMQRRVMTPMRDLIDAADRLGQGDFYARAAHTHADEFGVLGERFNTMAAELDTLYADMEQQVAHKTADLQRSIQALQLLYDTARDLAPHRLTETTMQPILDRLRDIVGAGPVDVDLTEPDGDEVVQRFRSTGAEDGTTDTGTTIVLRHRGQTHGLMRIRHPAGATLAAWKHQLAAAVADQIALARALAREAQQQRRLVLMEERAVLARELHDSLAQSLSYLKIQVARLQAGLRGTTDRVDTESIAAELREGLNTAYGHLRELLTTFRLKVNEPGLQPALEATIREFRQRCPQLALHLDTGTTELELDSNAEVHALQIVREALANVAHHASATRAVIRLTKDDNNQIRLLVQDDGVGMPEQPEKAHHYGIQIMAERARSLGGELMIDAAEPQGTRVQVTFPLHRATGDNDMEHRT, from the coding sequence TTGGAGGTACTCCTGAGCATTCCGACCCCCCAACGCGGACACCCCTGGGGCCTCCGGCTGCGACTGGGGCTGATCCTTGCCGGCATCACGGCGCTTGCCCTGGTGAGCATGGGTGGCTCCATGGTTATCGCGGAAGGCGCACGGGGCGACGCAGCGGCCATCAACCAGGCGGGCTCTCTGCGCATGGAGTCCTACCGCATCGCAGCGCTGCTCCAGGAGCCCGCCGATGCCGAGGCCGTGGCCTCGGCTGCCGCCACCTTCGAGGCAAAGCTGAACGATGCGGCCCTGCGCGAAGTCGCGGCGGGCGATCCGTCATTGCAGCGTCGTTACCGGGAGATCCGCGACGAGTGGCGTGACGTCCTGCGACCTGCGCTGGCCGACACGGGTGCGGAGGGTGCGGCGACCTACACGGCCCAGGTCGGCACCTTCGTGGACTCGGTGGACGCCATGGTGCGCGCACTGCAGCAGCAGGCCGAGTCCCGCATTCAGCTCCTGCGTGCAACCCAGGCCGGCGCCATCGTACTGACCCTGTTGCTCGCCGCTGGCGCCATCGCACTGATGCAGCGACGGGTCATGACACCCATGCGGGATCTCATCGACGCCGCCGACCGGCTCGGCCAGGGTGATTTCTACGCACGCGCCGCCCATACCCACGCGGACGAGTTCGGCGTGCTCGGGGAGCGCTTCAACACCATGGCGGCGGAACTGGACACCCTGTACGCCGACATGGAGCAGCAGGTCGCGCACAAGACCGCGGACCTGCAACGGAGCATTCAGGCCCTGCAGCTGCTCTACGACACGGCCCGGGATCTCGCGCCGCATCGCCTCACGGAGACGACCATGCAGCCCATCCTCGACCGCCTGCGCGACATCGTCGGTGCGGGCCCGGTCGACGTGGATCTCACCGAGCCAGACGGCGACGAGGTGGTGCAGCGGTTCCGGTCCACCGGGGCGGAAGACGGCACCACCGACACCGGCACGACCATCGTCCTTCGTCACCGCGGACAGACCCACGGACTGATGCGGATCCGCCACCCGGCAGGGGCGACGCTGGCGGCATGGAAGCACCAGCTGGCCGCAGCCGTGGCGGACCAGATCGCCCTCGCCCGGGCACTTGCCCGGGAGGCGCAGCAGCAGCGGCGGCTGGTGCTCATGGAAGAGCGTGCCGTGCTTGCCCGGGAACTGCACGACTCCCTGGCGCAGTCCCTGTCCTACCTGAAAATCCAGGTCGCCCGCCTGCAGGCCGGCCTGCGGGGCACCACCGACCGGGTCGACACCGAATCCATCGCCGCGGAGTTGCGCGAAGGACTCAATACAGCCTATGGTCACCTCCGCGAGCTGCTGACCACATTCCGGCTCAAGGTCAACGAACCGGGTCTGCAGCCGGCGCTGGAGGCCACGATCCGGGAGTTCCGCCAGCGCTGCCCGCAACTGGCGCTGCACCTGGACACCGGGACGACGGAGCTGGAATTGGACTCCAACGCCGAGGTTCACGCCCTGCAGATCGTGCGCGAGGCGCTGGCAAACGTGGCGCACCATGCGAGTGCGACAAGGGCGGTGATCAGGCTTACGAAAGACGACAACAACCAGATCCGGCTACTGGTGCAGGACGACGGCGTCGGCATGCCGGAGCAACCCGAGAAGGCGCACCACTACGGCATTCAGATCATGGCGGAGCGGGCGCGCAGCCTGGGAGGCGAGCTGATGATTGATGCGGCCGAACCGCAGGGCACCCGTGTCCAGGTCACCTTCCCCCTGCACCGGGCCACCGGAGATAACGACATGGAGCACCGGACATGA
- a CDS encoding MFS transporter has translation MATQRFKQYSVLSMNTFAFTMMFMVWTMFGEIGVPIQEELGLTNTQFGILTSLPILTGSLVRLPLGAWTDKYGGRPVFFILMLCVLPAVWLVQFATEYWQMLIIGAFVGLAGGSFSVGIAYTAKWFERGQQGLAMGIFGAGNAGAAVTKYIAPTIIVVLSWQAVANIYAAIVAITALLFWFFTFTEPQLKDRNKKAPTLREQVKVLNDPKVWKYCQYYSVVFGGYVGVSLYLTRYYMLEYGVGIQLAALIATIFVLPSGVIRAFGGYLSDRFGAHTVTWVCMWASLISFFFMSYPPTEYTIQQMDGETLSFTLAMPVWLFTTLLFIVGIAWGIGKASVFKYLSDEYDQNLGLVSGMVGLFGGLGGFLLPPMFGALIDFTGVTTSIWMLCFGFTLVSVIWMWWTERRQPVLTRDRYHQPSVRDDAAADA, from the coding sequence ATGGCAACGCAGCGCTTCAAGCAGTACTCGGTTCTCTCCATGAACACCTTCGCATTCACGATGATGTTCATGGTCTGGACCATGTTCGGCGAAATCGGGGTGCCCATTCAGGAGGAGCTGGGTCTTACCAATACCCAGTTCGGCATCCTGACCTCGCTGCCCATTCTCACCGGGTCGCTGGTCCGATTGCCACTGGGCGCGTGGACGGACAAGTACGGCGGCCGCCCGGTGTTCTTCATCCTGATGCTCTGCGTGCTGCCCGCCGTGTGGCTCGTCCAGTTCGCCACGGAATACTGGCAGATGCTGATCATCGGTGCCTTCGTGGGTCTTGCCGGCGGCTCGTTCTCCGTGGGCATCGCCTACACCGCCAAGTGGTTCGAGCGCGGTCAGCAGGGTCTGGCCATGGGCATCTTCGGCGCCGGTAACGCCGGCGCTGCCGTGACCAAGTACATCGCGCCCACCATCATCGTGGTGCTGAGCTGGCAGGCGGTTGCCAACATCTACGCCGCGATCGTGGCCATTACCGCACTGCTGTTCTGGTTCTTCACCTTCACCGAGCCGCAGCTCAAGGACCGCAACAAAAAGGCGCCGACGCTGCGCGAACAGGTCAAGGTGCTCAACGATCCCAAGGTCTGGAAGTACTGCCAGTACTACTCGGTGGTCTTTGGCGGCTACGTGGGTGTCTCGCTCTATCTCACCCGCTACTACATGCTCGAGTACGGCGTGGGCATTCAGCTCGCCGCGCTGATCGCCACCATCTTCGTGCTGCCCTCGGGCGTGATCCGCGCCTTCGGCGGTTACCTCTCGGACCGGTTCGGTGCGCACACGGTGACCTGGGTATGCATGTGGGCGAGCCTGATCAGCTTCTTCTTCATGTCCTATCCGCCCACGGAGTACACCATCCAGCAGATGGATGGCGAGACGCTGAGTTTCACCCTGGCCATGCCGGTGTGGCTGTTCACCACGCTGCTGTTCATCGTCGGCATCGCCTGGGGGATCGGCAAGGCCTCCGTGTTCAAGTACCTCTCCGATGAATACGACCAGAACCTCGGGCTGGTGTCCGGGATGGTCGGCCTGTTCGGTGGCCTCGGCGGCTTCCTGCTGCCGCCCATGTTCGGCGCGCTGATCGACTTCACCGGCGTGACCACCAGCATCTGGATGCTCTGCTTCGGCTT